The sequence below is a genomic window from Coffea arabica cultivar ET-39 chromosome 4c, Coffea Arabica ET-39 HiFi, whole genome shotgun sequence.
CACCACGAAAACCTGCACGTTGTCGGAAAATCATTGACCCCATCGAATTCTACTTCCTCTCCGTTATTGCCATCGTCGACTTCAGCGTCGGATTTGTCATCTGAAGTAAATAACGATTCCAATGATGGTGATGATGATTCATCGTCGACGACTTTGTTCTCGCCGTCGGATTCGAATCGTCCGTCGGGCCCAGTTTCAGATTCCCCGGTGCCAACACCGAGGTTGAGGAGAAGGGATGCGGGTGACGTGCCGAGCTGGGTGAATGTTGGATTGGAGGTGTTTTATTCTAAGATCAGAGGTGTAGTTGGGACGTTTCGTTTTCCGGTGAAGGTACCGGCATTTACGGTGGCGGCGATGGTGGTGGGAATTTTATACTTTGGTTGGCGGAGAAGGCGGAGGAGCATAAAGCAACGGGATAGGGATCGTTTGGTTCGAATTATTAGAGAAAAAGATGAggtttgtttctttttgctggtaaagtgtttgataaaatgcctaTAAGAATTTTAAGCTGCATTTCCCATTTgaaaatttgttatatcttttttttttttttgatggatTTGTTTTTCTATCTTTTGGTGGCAGAGAATTGATCAATTATTGAATCAGATAGCTCGGATGAATAATGTGTTGTTGGCGCTTCATAGAGTTCCTGCTGCATCCAATCATCCCTCATAGGGGTGTCTGTTTGGACTGTGAAGAAGAATGGGGTCTATTCACAGGTCTTAAGTCTAATCTAGTTTAGCATGAGGAAGGTTAgaagaattggaaaccaattttttgtttgatttcatgTGTCTGGAATTTAATGCTAGTGAAGTAAGTTTGGTTTTACTAGTTTTGTTTCCCAATGAAATGAGATAGTAACTTGACCGATTTCTCTGTCCCAAAATGATATGCCATTCTTGCCATAATTTGAGCATGCAACATGATCAAAAGAATAGACCGTTCTGCCGTAATGTAAGAATGACTGGAAAGTCTAGAGTTTATGATACTGATACAAAGCGAGGGGATAAATGGAATGAATTACTAGAACATATGAATATGATACCAAATCACTAATCAATGTGACCTCAACGACAATTAACTTCTTCATACATGCAAAGCTATATTCGAGTGCTACGAGTGAATAATTTGATGCTTCTCTTCACCTAAATGCATACTTTCAaccttcttttttgtttataaAAATGGATGCTGCTTCTGCAATTCCAAAGAGCAGAGAGCTGCAGTGGTGTCTTTTTCTAAAGGAGAGCATATGTCCTCATGATTGCATCATTGGTTTGGCTAACAATTGGAGCAACAACCAGTGCTGTCTTTCCAGTTGCCTCGATGCCCAAAAATTTGTCATCATCCTGTAGATGCTACCAGCTCCAAAAgtagctttagaaaaattaacaaCAAAATTGACACTTTTCATCACCTTAGAACAATCTACACAACAAATGGCAGCATGTGCCATCACTGAAATGTAAAGATAATCTTTTGGTGATGCTTAAATTTGATGGTCGGCCTAAACAAAGTTGAATTTTCCATTCCTTCATCTTCAGTACAAAATCATTGAATGATCAAATATGAAACATAGTAGCCAAC
It includes:
- the LOC113739410 gene encoding uncharacterized protein, whose translation is MMAGDSSVSDATQGNEDELLKPKSKNLSTSLRFKWEEEANRQGSWSMVLIKENHQEDPRSLIFPPSHHENLHVVGKSLTPSNSTSSPLLPSSTSASDLSSEVNNDSNDGDDDSSSTTLFSPSDSNRPSGPVSDSPVPTPRLRRRDAGDVPSWVNVGLEVFYSKIRGVVGTFRFPVKVPAFTVAAMVVGILYFGWRRRRRSIKQRDRDRLVRIIREKDERIDQLLNQIARMNNVLLALHRVPAASNHPS